From the Ciona intestinalis chromosome 2, KH, whole genome shotgun sequence genome, one window contains:
- the LOC100181505 gene encoding polyprenol reductase, with protein sequence MVPDHYTYILGIPINLMSVLWATMSAVLITTYAVNHLVNAGGVVGSMSKYLTDYGKASTTVRSLDVPKSYFTHYYILASIWNTVCFITISRICFGLMTNNWIASLFLMHSTANASGDKLSLLLCMLMLTVHSMKRLYECLFISVFSNKTKMGIIQYVWGNTYYILLAPTMISECLPLHKLPFGSFQVRHFMGIVVFLIASFYHHQSHIILADLRKKGSIKKDAHGIPQGGLFNLVSCPHYFAEVLVYISITIILGAQCQTWFLVLLYNIFAHANMAMGAHTWYRNTFKNYPPNRKAFIPFVL encoded by the exons ATGGTACCTGATCATTATACTTATATACTTGGAATCCCTATTAACCTCATGAGTGTGTTATGGGCAACCATGAGTGCGGTTTTAATCACAACCTATGCAGTGAACCACTTGGTAAATGCTGGTGGGGTTGTTGGCTCAATGTCCAAGTATTTAACAGATTATGGGAAAGCAAGCACAACAGTCAGGAGCTTGGATGTTCCTAAAAG TTACTTCACACATTATTACATTCTTGCTTCGATATGGAacactgtttgttttattacaatatcAAGAATCTGCTTTGGATTAATGACTAACAACTGGATTgcttcattatttttaatgcacAGTACAGCTAATGCATCAG GCGACAAATTGTCTTTACTGTTATGTATGCTCATGCTCACAGTGCATTCGATGAAACGTTTGtatgaatgtttgtttatcaGCGTGTTCTCAAACAAAACCAAGATGGGGATCATTCAATATGTTTGGGGTAACACATACTACATTCTTCTA GCACCAACAATGATATCAGAATGTTTGCCTCTGCACAAACTTCCATTTGGAAGTTTTCAAGTAAGACACTTCATGGGAATTGTGGTTTTTCTGATCGCATCATTTTATCATCACCAAAGTCATATTATACTTGCGGATTTAAGGAAGAAAG gatcaataaaaaaagatgCGCATGGTATTCCTCAAGGAGGACTCTTCAACCTTGTCTCATGTCCTCATTATTTTGCTgaagttttagtttatatttccATCACTATAATTTTAGGAGCTCAGTGTCAAACATGGTTTTTGGTCTTGCTGTATAACATATTTGCCCACGCTAACATGGCAATGGGTGCTCACACTTGGTACAGAAACACGTTTAAAAATTACCCACCTAATCGTAAAGCATTTATCCCATTTGTTctgtga
- the LOC100179172 gene encoding LOW QUALITY PROTEIN: fatty acid hydroxylase domain-containing protein 2 (The sequence of the model RefSeq protein was modified relative to this genomic sequence to represent the inferred CDS: deleted 1 base in 1 codon), translated as MESIFSCIDQVDSFLNEQWFKILWLFNHDDRLIFTFGTSLVHFISFLVLNAFFMYVDFTGKPKWMLKYKIQKDKNFPVESRRFFWACCAVVLFNEILSCVLIYLSYPIMKLTGMSCDQPVPQLWKMYLLYVGFGYLNIIAFFYLHKLMHHPSIYKYFHKMHHEWVAPISIASVYSHPIDHIFSNFVPYFIGPVLLGSHLSLTWWWIIYAQMESSYHHSNYHLPFLSSPQYHNYHHVK; from the exons ATGGAATCAATATTCAGCTGTATAGACCAAGTGGATAGTTTCTTGAATGAACAGTGGTTCAAGATTTTGTGGCTATTTAATCATGATGACAGATTGATATTCACTTTCg GAACTTCTTTGGTTCATTTCATTTCATTCTTGGTTTTAAATGCATTCTTTATGTATGTTGATTTTACCGGAAAGCCAAAATGGATGctcaaatacaaaatacagaAAGATAAGAATTTTCCG GTGGAATCACGTCGATTCTTCTGG GCGTGCTGTGCTGTAGTTTTATTCAATGAAATTCTCTCCTGTGTTCTCATCTATCTCTCGTATCCAATCATGAAACTTACTGGCATGTCATGTGATCAACCTGTACCACAACTCTGGAAGATGTATCTTCTTTATGTTGGTTTTGGATACTTAAACATCATTGCATTTTTCTATTTACACAA ATTGATGCATCATCCTTCGATATACAAATACTTTCACAAAATGCACCATGAATGGGTAGCACCCATTAGCATTGCTTCTGTTTATTCTCATCCAATTGACCACATC TTTTCCAACTTTGTTCCTTACTTCATTGGACCTGTTTTGCTTGGATCTCATCTCTCTCTTACATGGTGGTGGATTATTTATGCTCAAATGGAAAGTTCTTACCATCACAGCAACTACCATCTTCCATTTTTATCTTCTCCTCAATATCACAACTACCATCACGTTAAGTAA
- the LOC100179924 gene encoding sarcosine dehydrogenase, mitochondrial-like isoform X2, with protein sequence MSLVWRLQPVFSLQKKFLTSLKLKNAPNRLSSHQSVKNDVPYESSIHRSKNKNSMKNKIPTEADVVVIGAGSVGCSTAYHLSKLGAGKVVMLEKSQITSGTTWHTAGILWSFRHSESETIMQLQTRDLISKILPEETGEDAGWLETGTLNTARTKDQFIDYLQHSAFAKAMGVEILQLQLNEVNDIHPLLNTSDLYGVIYSPACGTMDPATYCMSYVKAAAKHGLEMIENCTVNGITMKEDYLGLKRVQSVETNHGTIRTNNVVNCAGAWAPYIAQLPKDFSFGLYDMDWDIFSVHTNAAINRIPSVETTGIRSTVCGPESFTPDGQPNMGESTQVRGYFHGSGFNSGGMMLGGGAGRQLAHWVIHGKPEIDLVNCDIRRHPVNLSNPNKWLLEKSHEKFAKRFNIHYPHDQSLGGRNQRKGRLYQEHADAGALFGDKFGFERPAYFVKDKDGRPQSDLHLLEYDFYGAYNNKLHDPHNYYDEVLKDCTFDFPEKSHRLINDECMKCRNSVAVFDLSYMAKLYIGGKDADQTVAKLLTRDITKTNNRFVYSLMLNKDAGVECDVLATKMTTKSGETEYYITAPTSAAQHCLAHIQRLIQNEKLHSTVEDRTEDTSIISVQGPMSGHVVYELTKDAALESLKYSEWKSTKVGDHAIMLGRLSFVGEFGFEIHCSSDHVNQIFAQVMEEVHKHNGCMAGYRAMESLSTEAGFHHWPHSINANVNPMEARLTQFCSPTTKYLGGKALESLKSSPRQKLLAYFTVDSNVPVLGHEIIWRNNEIVGFLRAADYGYSLGTNIGYGYVKIPSVNDEIIKSGNYQIEIMGKMYPAQASINTPYLPYLSKMFEMKKFT encoded by the exons ATGAGCCTGGTATGGAGATTGCAGCctgttttttctttacaaaagAAGTTTCTAACaagtttgaaattaaaaaatgcccCAAACCGACTCTCATCACATCAAAGTGTTAAAAATGATGTTCCCTATGAAAGCTCCATACACCggagcaaaaataaaaattcaatgAAGAACAAAATACCAACTGAAGCAGATGTGGTTGTCATAGGGGCTGGCAGTGTTGGATGCAGCACAGCTTATCATCTTTCTAAACTTGGTGCAGGAAAAGTTGTCATGCTGGAAAAAAGTCAGATCACGTCAGGAACAACTTGGCACACAGCAG GTATACTGTGGAGCTTCAGGCACAGTGAGTCTGAAACAATAATGCAACTTCAGACGAGGGATCTGATCAGTAAGATATTGCCGGAGGAAACAGGTGAAGACGCAGGCTGGTTAGAGACGGGGACATTGAACACAGCGAGAACAAAAGATCAATTCATAGACTATTTACAACACTCAGCG tttGCTAAAGCGATGGGTGTGGAGATACTTCAGTTGCAGCTAAATGAAGTTAATGATATCCATCCTTTGTTAAACACCAGTGATCTGTATGGTGTTATATATTCACCAGCTTGTGGTACTATGGACCCAGCTACATACTGCATGTCTTATGTAAAAGCTGCTGCAAAACATGGTTTAGAG ATGATTGAAAACTGCACAGTGAATGGCATAACAATGAAAGAGGATTACCTTGGTTTAAAACGAGTTCAATCTGTTGAAACCAATCATGGCACAATTAGAACAAACAATGTTGTAAACTGTGCAGGAGCATGGGCACCTTATATAGCACAG TTGCCAAAAGATTTTTCATTCGGTCTTTATGACATGGATTGGGACATATTTAGCGTTCACACAAATGCAGCTATCAACAGAATACCATCTGTGGAAACAACTGGAATCAGATCAACTGTTTGTGGACCAG AATCCTTCACACCTGATGGGCAACCAAACATGGGAGAATCTACACAAGTGAGAGGATATTTCCATGGAAGTGGATTCAACAGCGGAGGAATGATGTTGGGAGGAGGAGCAGGAAGACAACTCGCTCACTGGGTCATTCATGGAAAACCAGAAATTGATCTGGTGAACTGTGACATCAG AAGGCACCCTGTAAATCTATCCAACCCAAACAAATGGTTGTTGGAAAAATCCCATGAGAAATTTGCCAAGCGATTCAACATTCATTATCCTCATGACCAAAGTCTTGGTGGAAGAAACCAACGTAAAGGAAGATTGTATCAG GAGCATGCAGATGCTGGTGCTTTATTTGGGGATAAATTTGGATTTGAGCGCCCGGCATATTTTGTCAAGGACAAAGATGGCCGCCCTCAATCTGATCTTCATTTGCTtgaatatgatttctatggtgcttataataataaacttcACGATCCTCACAATTATTATGatgaagttttaaaagattgtACATTTGATTTTCCAGAAAAAAGCCATCGTTTG ATTAATGACGAGTGCATGAAGTGCAGAAACTCAGTGGCTGTGTTTGACTTATCATATATGGCCAAGTTGTACATTGGTGGAAAGGATGCCGATCAAACAGTGGCCAAGTTGCTCACCAGAGACATTACTAAGACCAACAATCGCTTTGTATATTCTCTCATGTTGAATAAAGATGCAGGAGTGGAATGTGATGTCTTGGCTACAAAGATGACAACTAAGTCTGGAG AAACAGAGTACTACATAACTGCCCCAACTTCTGCTGCACAACATTGTCTTGCCCATATTCAACGTTTGatacaaaatgaaaagttgCATAGCACTGTGGAAGACCGAACAGAGGACACATCCATTATCAGTGTGCAAGGACCAATGAG TGgtcatgtggtgtatgaattGACCAAAGATGCTGCGctggaaagtttaaaatattcagaGTGGAAGTCAACTAAAGTTGGTGATCATGCGATTATGCTTGGCAG GTTGTCATTTGTTGGAGAGTTTGGGTTTGAAATTCATTGCTCAAGTGATCATGTTAACCAGATATTTGCACAAGTTATGGAAGAGGTTCATAAACATAATGGTTGTATGGCAGGTTACAGAGCAATGGAATCTCTCAGCACTGAAGCAG GATTCCACCACTGGCCTCACTCAATAAATGCAAATGTAAACCCCATGGAAGCACGTCTCACCCAATTTTGTTCACCAACTACAAAATATTTGGGTGGGAAAGCACTAGAGAGTCTAAAATCCTCACCTCGCCAGAAACTTCTGGCTTACTTTACTGTGGACAG cAATGTCCCAGTTCTCGGCCATGAAATTATTTGGAGAAATAATGAAATTGTTGGTTTCTTGCGTGCTGCCGACTATGGTTACTCTCTTGGAACAAACATAGGTTACGG ATATGTAAAGATTCCATCAGTGAACGACGAGATTATTAAGAGCGGAAATTATCAAATTGAGATAATGGGAAAGATGTATCCAGCCCAGGCAAGCATCAACACTCCATATTTACCATACTTGTCCAAGATgtttgaaatgaaaaaatttaCTTAA
- the LOC100179924 gene encoding sarcosine dehydrogenase, mitochondrial-like isoform X1 — MSLVWRLQPVFSLQKKFLTSLKLKNAPNRLSSHQSVKNDVPYESSIHRSKNKNSMKNKIPTEADVVVIGAGSVGCSTAYHLSKLGAGKVVMLEKSQITSGTTWHTAGILWSFRHSESETIMQLQTRDLISKILPEETGEDAGWLETGTLNTARTKDQFIDYLQHSAFAKAMGVEILQLQLNEVNDIHPLLNTSDLYGVIYSPACGTMDPATYCMSYVKAAAKHGLEMIENCTVNGITMKEDYLGLKRVQSVETNHGTIRTNNVVNCAGAWAPYIAQTINENVPQLVYKHAYVVTEAIEGILNTPMIKDHGSIYLKPQGNALQFGGYETNPILVKNLPKDFSFGLYDMDWDIFSVHTNAAINRIPSVETTGIRSTVCGPESFTPDGQPNMGESTQVRGYFHGSGFNSGGMMLGGGAGRQLAHWVIHGKPEIDLVNCDIRRHPVNLSNPNKWLLEKSHEKFAKRFNIHYPHDQSLGGRNQRKGRLYQEHADAGALFGDKFGFERPAYFVKDKDGRPQSDLHLLEYDFYGAYNNKLHDPHNYYDEVLKDCTFDFPEKSHRLINDECMKCRNSVAVFDLSYMAKLYIGGKDADQTVAKLLTRDITKTNNRFVYSLMLNKDAGVECDVLATKMTTKSGETEYYITAPTSAAQHCLAHIQRLIQNEKLHSTVEDRTEDTSIISVQGPMSGHVVYELTKDAALESLKYSEWKSTKVGDHAIMLGRLSFVGEFGFEIHCSSDHVNQIFAQVMEEVHKHNGCMAGYRAMESLSTEAGFHHWPHSINANVNPMEARLTQFCSPTTKYLGGKALESLKSSPRQKLLAYFTVDSNVPVLGHEIIWRNNEIVGFLRAADYGYSLGTNIGYGYVKIPSVNDEIIKSGNYQIEIMGKMYPAQASINTPYLPYLSKMFEMKKFT, encoded by the exons ATGAGCCTGGTATGGAGATTGCAGCctgttttttctttacaaaagAAGTTTCTAACaagtttgaaattaaaaaatgcccCAAACCGACTCTCATCACATCAAAGTGTTAAAAATGATGTTCCCTATGAAAGCTCCATACACCggagcaaaaataaaaattcaatgAAGAACAAAATACCAACTGAAGCAGATGTGGTTGTCATAGGGGCTGGCAGTGTTGGATGCAGCACAGCTTATCATCTTTCTAAACTTGGTGCAGGAAAAGTTGTCATGCTGGAAAAAAGTCAGATCACGTCAGGAACAACTTGGCACACAGCAG GTATACTGTGGAGCTTCAGGCACAGTGAGTCTGAAACAATAATGCAACTTCAGACGAGGGATCTGATCAGTAAGATATTGCCGGAGGAAACAGGTGAAGACGCAGGCTGGTTAGAGACGGGGACATTGAACACAGCGAGAACAAAAGATCAATTCATAGACTATTTACAACACTCAGCG tttGCTAAAGCGATGGGTGTGGAGATACTTCAGTTGCAGCTAAATGAAGTTAATGATATCCATCCTTTGTTAAACACCAGTGATCTGTATGGTGTTATATATTCACCAGCTTGTGGTACTATGGACCCAGCTACATACTGCATGTCTTATGTAAAAGCTGCTGCAAAACATGGTTTAGAG ATGATTGAAAACTGCACAGTGAATGGCATAACAATGAAAGAGGATTACCTTGGTTTAAAACGAGTTCAATCTGTTGAAACCAATCATGGCACAATTAGAACAAACAATGTTGTAAACTGTGCAGGAGCATGGGCACCTTATATAGCACAG ACAATTAATGAAAATGTGCCGCAATTGGTGTATAAACATGCTTATGTTGTTACTGAAGCAATTGAAGGCATTCTTAACACTCCAATGATCAAAGACCATGGTTCAATCTATTTGAAACCACAAGGAAATGCATTGCAATTTGGGGGATATGAAACCAACccaattttggtaaaaaat TTGCCAAAAGATTTTTCATTCGGTCTTTATGACATGGATTGGGACATATTTAGCGTTCACACAAATGCAGCTATCAACAGAATACCATCTGTGGAAACAACTGGAATCAGATCAACTGTTTGTGGACCAG AATCCTTCACACCTGATGGGCAACCAAACATGGGAGAATCTACACAAGTGAGAGGATATTTCCATGGAAGTGGATTCAACAGCGGAGGAATGATGTTGGGAGGAGGAGCAGGAAGACAACTCGCTCACTGGGTCATTCATGGAAAACCAGAAATTGATCTGGTGAACTGTGACATCAG AAGGCACCCTGTAAATCTATCCAACCCAAACAAATGGTTGTTGGAAAAATCCCATGAGAAATTTGCCAAGCGATTCAACATTCATTATCCTCATGACCAAAGTCTTGGTGGAAGAAACCAACGTAAAGGAAGATTGTATCAG GAGCATGCAGATGCTGGTGCTTTATTTGGGGATAAATTTGGATTTGAGCGCCCGGCATATTTTGTCAAGGACAAAGATGGCCGCCCTCAATCTGATCTTCATTTGCTtgaatatgatttctatggtgcttataataataaacttcACGATCCTCACAATTATTATGatgaagttttaaaagattgtACATTTGATTTTCCAGAAAAAAGCCATCGTTTG ATTAATGACGAGTGCATGAAGTGCAGAAACTCAGTGGCTGTGTTTGACTTATCATATATGGCCAAGTTGTACATTGGTGGAAAGGATGCCGATCAAACAGTGGCCAAGTTGCTCACCAGAGACATTACTAAGACCAACAATCGCTTTGTATATTCTCTCATGTTGAATAAAGATGCAGGAGTGGAATGTGATGTCTTGGCTACAAAGATGACAACTAAGTCTGGAG AAACAGAGTACTACATAACTGCCCCAACTTCTGCTGCACAACATTGTCTTGCCCATATTCAACGTTTGatacaaaatgaaaagttgCATAGCACTGTGGAAGACCGAACAGAGGACACATCCATTATCAGTGTGCAAGGACCAATGAG TGgtcatgtggtgtatgaattGACCAAAGATGCTGCGctggaaagtttaaaatattcagaGTGGAAGTCAACTAAAGTTGGTGATCATGCGATTATGCTTGGCAG GTTGTCATTTGTTGGAGAGTTTGGGTTTGAAATTCATTGCTCAAGTGATCATGTTAACCAGATATTTGCACAAGTTATGGAAGAGGTTCATAAACATAATGGTTGTATGGCAGGTTACAGAGCAATGGAATCTCTCAGCACTGAAGCAG GATTCCACCACTGGCCTCACTCAATAAATGCAAATGTAAACCCCATGGAAGCACGTCTCACCCAATTTTGTTCACCAACTACAAAATATTTGGGTGGGAAAGCACTAGAGAGTCTAAAATCCTCACCTCGCCAGAAACTTCTGGCTTACTTTACTGTGGACAG cAATGTCCCAGTTCTCGGCCATGAAATTATTTGGAGAAATAATGAAATTGTTGGTTTCTTGCGTGCTGCCGACTATGGTTACTCTCTTGGAACAAACATAGGTTACGG ATATGTAAAGATTCCATCAGTGAACGACGAGATTATTAAGAGCGGAAATTATCAAATTGAGATAATGGGAAAGATGTATCCAGCCCAGGCAAGCATCAACACTCCATATTTACCATACTTGTCCAAGATgtttgaaatgaaaaaatttaCTTAA
- the LOC104265460 gene encoding acylcarnitine hydrolase-like, translating into MNHLALLCILIHLVGVNCYRDPITNAFVTLIQQLDDEMKNQESYDELGLVQRRQHTQPIYPETYEEKQPDLSYAPISDTFPQVKVGNKLIIGSTLAESHAFYSIPYAKPPTGDLRFMPPVAIDNLTETLNASLPDFRMCYQIKNCDDGDCNEFLMTEDCLVLNINVPSSIDLSDPEREPEGDKIPVMFYIHGGFFFEGRGTTPKTDGRWLSEAAKSIVVTINYRVGPLGFLLFEENGQLIEGNQGFKDQQLALKWVYENIGKFGGDSQRIMIFGESSGAQSVEYHLLARNSESYFLSAITESNPAVFPFQTVEKSLGVTDRVLEVINCTDIACLR; encoded by the exons ATGAACCACTTAGCGCTGCTTTGTATTCTAATTCACCTCGTAGGTGTGAACTGTTACCGGGATCCTATCACCAATGCCTTCGTAACATTAATTCAGCAACTGGACGATGAAATGAAAAATCAGGAAAGTTACGACGAACTTGGTTTGGTGCAACGTCGACAACACACTCAGCCAATCTATCCCGAGACATATGAAGAAAAGCAACCGGATCTTAGTTATGCGCCAATCAGTGATACGTTTCCTCAGGTCAAGGTTGGAAATAAGCTTATAATTGGTTCAACACTTGCAGAGTCGCACGCCTTCTACAGTATTCCTTACGCTAAACCTCCCACCGGAGACCTCAG ATTCATGCCACCAGTAGCAATCGACAATTTGACCGAAACATTGAACGCCTCACTTCCCGACTTCCGAATGTGTTACCAGATCAAAAACTGCGACGATGGAGATTGTAAC GAATTTCTTATGACCGAAGACTGCCTCGTATTAAACATCAACGTTCCTTCTTCTATTGATCTTTCTGATCCCGAAAGAGAACCGGAGGGGGATAAGATTCCAGtgatgttttatatacacGGAGGTTTCTTTTTCGAGGGAAGAGGGACAACTCCTAAAACTGACGGGAGATGGTTGAGTGAAGCAGCAAAATCTATCGTCGTCACGATAAACTACAGAGTAG GCCCGCTTGGGTTTTTGTTGTTCGAAGAGAACGGTCAGCTGATTGAAGGAAATCAAGGATTTAAAGATCAGCAACTAGCGTTAAAATGGGTTTACGAAAATATTGGCAAATTTGGCGGTGATTCACAACGA atcatgatatttggtgAGAGTTCTGGGGCGCAGTCTGTTGAATACCATTTGCTGGCTCGGAATAGCGAATCTTATTTTCTAAGTGCTATCACTGAAAGCAACCCAGCTGTATTTCCATTTCAAACAGTCGAAAAATCACTGGGGGTTACAGATCGTGTTTTGGAAGTTATTAACTGCACTGATATTGCGTGTTTAAGGTAA